In one Butyrivibrio proteoclasticus B316 genomic region, the following are encoded:
- a CDS encoding HD domain-containing protein, which produces MHHMLTNEDRQAIRKLLDVKDYDPDTFNPEVLDQLEANEEYKSIIIKHGSDILGSYEYLRLKEFVQHGNVTVYEHCLHVALCAIKLGRALGVHCKERELVRGALLHDYFLYDWHNADSPGNLHPKLHGFYHPGIALRNATRDFVLSEREKDIIYKHMWPLTVSHLPRCREAWIVCLADKYSSVLETLKLRKGKIRVNYA; this is translated from the coding sequence ATGCATCATATGCTTACGAATGAAGATAGACAAGCAATTAGGAAGCTTTTGGATGTTAAGGATTATGATCCTGATACATTTAATCCGGAAGTCTTAGACCAATTAGAGGCTAATGAAGAATACAAGAGTATTATAATCAAACATGGATCAGATATTCTTGGTTCTTATGAATATTTAAGACTTAAGGAATTTGTTCAACATGGTAATGTAACAGTTTATGAGCATTGCCTGCATGTAGCTCTTTGTGCTATCAAACTTGGAAGAGCTTTAGGCGTTCATTGTAAGGAAAGAGAGCTTGTTAGAGGCGCTCTGCTACATGACTATTTCTTGTATGATTGGCACAATGCGGATTCTCCGGGAAATCTTCATCCTAAGCTTCACGGTTTTTATCATCCGGGAATTGCACTTAGGAATGCGACAAGAGATTTTGTTTTATCTGAGAGAGAGAAAGATATTATATACAAGCACATGTGGCCTCTTACAGTAAGCCATCTTCCCAGATGCAGAGAGGCTTGGATAGTATGTCTTGCAGATAAGTATTCTTCAGTATTGGAAACACTCAAGCTTAGAAAAGGAAAGATAAGAGTTAATTATGCCTGA